The following proteins are co-located in the Defluviitalea raffinosedens genome:
- a CDS encoding CLC_0170 family protein has protein sequence MDRVLKKLLSIYSIWPMILTVGIGIYTLFVDCKTLKYQKNLKEARWAKWIGLIYMIGGVAFFLFIKLLT, from the coding sequence ATGGATAGGGTACTTAAAAAATTATTAAGTATTTATTCCATATGGCCAATGATTCTCACAGTTGGTATTGGAATATATACCCTTTTTGTAGATTGTAAAACCCTAAAGTATCAAAAAAATCTAAAAGAGGCCAGATGGGCAAAATGGATTGGATTAATTTATATGATCGGAGGAGTAGCTTTTTTTCTATTTATTAAGCTATTAACCTGA
- a CDS encoding GntR family transcriptional regulator codes for MDKDTLNVNVNLNDYLPLRDVVFNALRKAILSGDLKPGERLMEKQLAEKMGVSRTPVREAIRKLELEGFVVMVPRKGAQVAEITEKDIQDVLEVRGALEELAVKLACKNMDDKDLSNLKRVMREFSEAAKREDIEMMIEKDVEFHDIIFRSTKNEKLIQIVNNLREQIHRYRVAYLKSFDNFKVINEEHEQIVFAIENRDATLGESVAARHIKNQEDAVIQYIRKGTSK; via the coding sequence ATGGACAAAGACACATTAAACGTAAACGTAAATTTAAACGATTATCTTCCCCTGAGGGATGTTGTATTTAATGCTCTTAGAAAAGCAATTTTGTCCGGAGATTTAAAGCCGGGAGAAAGACTGATGGAAAAGCAGCTGGCAGAAAAGATGGGGGTTAGCAGGACGCCTGTCAGAGAAGCCATCAGAAAACTGGAGTTAGAAGGTTTTGTAGTAATGGTGCCCAGAAAAGGCGCACAGGTTGCCGAAATTACTGAAAAGGACATTCAAGATGTTCTGGAAGTGCGAGGTGCCTTGGAAGAATTGGCTGTAAAACTGGCCTGTAAAAACATGGATGATAAAGATTTAAGCAATTTAAAGCGGGTTATGAGAGAATTTTCCGAGGCAGCAAAACGGGAAGACATAGAAATGATGATTGAAAAAGACGTAGAATTTCATGATATTATTTTTAGATCCACTAAAAATGAAAAGCTTATTCAAATAGTCAATAACTTAAGAGAGCAAATTCATAGATATAGGGTAGCGTATTTAAAGAGTTTTGATAACTTTAAAGTGATTAATGAAGAACATGAGCAAATTGTATTTGCCATTGAAAATAGGGATGCTACACTTGGTGAATCGGTGGCAGCAAGGCATATCAAGAATCAGGAGGACGCAGTTATTCAATATATACGAAAAGGAACATCAAAATAA
- the ispE gene encoding 4-(cytidine 5'-diphospho)-2-C-methyl-D-erythritol kinase, giving the protein MHEIELKARAKINLTLDVIGKRPDGYHEVEMIMQTVNLYDYITIRKMRASGIKLKTDLKWLPEDERNLAYKAAKLMVETYNIDQGILIELKKRIPVAAGLAGGSSDAAAVFVGLNTLFDLNLQKTDLMDLGVKLGADIPYCILTGTALAQGIGERLTKLPPMPFCHVVIAKPPISVSTAHVYKSLNLEEISFHPNTEEVIEGIKKRDLRKIAKNLGNVLESVTIEEHPIIEEIKNTLVEYGALGSLMSGSGPSVFGLFENSKDAQAAAKELRLHSKAKDIFVTTIFNRERV; this is encoded by the coding sequence ATGCATGAGATTGAGTTGAAGGCGCGGGCAAAAATTAATTTAACTCTTGATGTTATAGGTAAAAGGCCTGACGGATATCATGAAGTAGAGATGATTATGCAGACCGTTAACCTATACGATTATATTACAATTAGAAAGATGAGAGCGTCGGGAATCAAGCTAAAAACGGATTTAAAATGGCTTCCGGAGGATGAAAGAAATCTGGCTTACAAAGCAGCAAAATTAATGGTGGAAACTTACAACATAGATCAAGGTATTTTAATTGAACTGAAAAAAAGAATACCCGTTGCCGCAGGTCTTGCAGGAGGGAGTTCTGATGCAGCTGCGGTTTTTGTAGGATTGAATACACTGTTTGATCTGAATCTTCAAAAAACTGACTTGATGGATTTAGGAGTGAAATTAGGAGCAGATATTCCTTATTGCATTTTAACAGGAACTGCTCTGGCTCAGGGGATAGGAGAGCGACTGACAAAGCTTCCGCCAATGCCTTTTTGTCATGTGGTGATTGCAAAGCCTCCGATCAGCGTGTCTACTGCCCATGTCTACAAAAGCCTTAATTTAGAAGAAATATCTTTTCACCCTAATACAGAAGAGGTAATCGAAGGAATTAAAAAGAGAGATTTAAGAAAAATTGCAAAGAATCTGGGAAATGTATTAGAAAGTGTTACAATAGAGGAACACCCTATTATTGAGGAGATTAAAAACACTTTGGTAGAATATGGTGCTCTAGGATCACTTATGAGCGGCAGTGGCCCTTCAGTCTTCGGACTTTTTGAAAACAGTAAAGATGCCCAGGCTGCGGCCAAAGAACTCAGGTTACACAGTAAAGCTAAGGATATTTTCGTTACCACTATATTTAATAGGGAGAGAGTATGA
- a CDS encoding DUF3794 and LysM peptidoglycan-binding domain-containing protein codes for MSLELIKETIEFDQPVRKETTQVIVEEDLIVPDVKPDMAKVLKIDGKIELEQVDISADRLNYKGQIKVYVLYAADGSDRLVHSMVGTLTLDDFINMDGIKKDMFYTMEYDLEHLDYTWINSRKLNVKAIVSIGAKVSEKRKSDIIVNAKSPLPIQLQMQPFTFYRTAATNQDKMIIKDELMVPAGKPNIQEVLKTDIRICNKESKVGEGVVSVKGNLNIRTLYAGAMGENEMDYMEHQIPFNGTIECPGAEEGMYCNTDIKILNQYIQIRPDLDGEERVLEVEVVLLVNVKIISVEEIQIIDDAYCPGKDIKLKKERIPYQKLLNKKRDSLVLKEVLNLDTSAPNVAYVYNIQAKPHVEEVRLLDDKMMVEGSTDIQLTYITDDKENPIYVYDGLIPFRQSVDLKGVSLDKKADVRVDVDDILCNTSSGRDVEVKLTLQLDVEVMDEQEIEIIMDMTEQDIDPEVLMNMPSLIIYIVQNGDTLWKIAKKYNATIEELTTINDIENPEKLYPGQKLLIIKKVLNV; via the coding sequence ATGTCATTAGAACTAATAAAAGAAACCATAGAATTTGATCAGCCTGTCCGCAAAGAAACTACCCAGGTTATTGTAGAAGAGGATCTTATTGTTCCCGACGTTAAACCGGATATGGCAAAAGTTTTAAAAATTGATGGGAAAATTGAACTGGAACAAGTGGACATTTCTGCAGACAGACTTAATTATAAAGGACAAATTAAAGTGTATGTGCTCTATGCTGCAGACGGTTCGGATAGGTTGGTACATAGTATGGTGGGAACATTGACCCTGGATGATTTTATCAATATGGACGGAATCAAAAAAGATATGTTCTATACTATGGAGTATGATTTAGAGCATTTAGACTACACATGGATTAACAGCAGAAAGTTAAATGTTAAAGCCATCGTTTCGATCGGGGCAAAAGTATCGGAAAAAAGAAAGAGTGATATCATCGTCAATGCCAAAAGTCCTCTGCCCATTCAGCTTCAGATGCAGCCTTTTACCTTTTATCGAACAGCCGCAACCAATCAGGACAAAATGATTATAAAAGATGAACTTATGGTACCTGCAGGTAAGCCCAATATACAGGAAGTTCTAAAAACCGATATAAGAATTTGCAACAAAGAATCTAAGGTGGGAGAAGGAGTTGTTTCTGTAAAGGGAAATCTTAATATCAGGACACTTTATGCAGGGGCTATGGGAGAAAATGAAATGGATTATATGGAACATCAAATCCCCTTTAACGGAACCATAGAATGCCCTGGAGCAGAAGAAGGCATGTATTGCAATACAGATATCAAGATCTTAAATCAATACATTCAAATTCGTCCGGATTTAGACGGAGAAGAAAGAGTTTTGGAAGTAGAAGTGGTTCTACTTGTGAATGTAAAAATTATTTCTGTGGAAGAAATACAGATTATAGATGATGCTTATTGCCCGGGTAAAGATATTAAACTTAAGAAGGAAAGAATTCCTTATCAAAAACTCTTAAACAAAAAGCGTGACAGCCTTGTGTTGAAAGAAGTCTTAAACCTGGACACCAGTGCGCCAAATGTTGCCTATGTTTATAATATACAGGCAAAACCTCATGTAGAAGAAGTACGCCTTCTGGATGATAAAATGATGGTAGAAGGCAGTACTGATATTCAATTAACCTATATTACAGACGATAAGGAAAATCCTATCTATGTTTACGATGGGCTTATACCTTTTAGACAAAGTGTAGATCTAAAGGGCGTTTCCCTGGATAAAAAAGCCGATGTGAGAGTTGATGTGGATGATATTTTATGCAATACCAGTTCAGGAAGAGATGTGGAAGTAAAATTAACCCTTCAACTGGATGTTGAAGTTATGGATGAACAGGAAATAGAGATCATCATGGATATGACAGAACAAGACATAGATCCGGAAGTTCTTATGAATATGCCCAGTTTAATCATTTATATCGTGCAGAATGGAGACACTTTATGGAAGATTGCAAAAAAATATAATGCTACCATTGAAGAACTGACAACGATTAACGACATTGAAAATCCTGAAAAGTTATATCCAGGACAAAAACTTTTGATTATTAAAAAAGTATTGAATGTATAG
- a CDS encoding Veg family protein encodes MIVPQDLSQIRKDIEGFVGTKVKLKTNKGRKKTVINEGILEDAYSNVFVVKVKNTFENTFRRVSYSYTDILTQTVELSFYNEGDQEQSQLM; translated from the coding sequence GTGATAGTTCCGCAAGATCTTTCCCAAATTCGGAAAGACATTGAAGGGTTTGTAGGTACTAAGGTTAAACTTAAGACAAACAAAGGAAGGAAAAAAACTGTCATCAATGAAGGTATACTAGAAGATGCTTACTCTAATGTTTTCGTCGTTAAAGTTAAAAATACATTTGAAAATACTTTTAGAAGAGTTTCTTACAGCTACACCGATATTCTCACTCAAACAGTCGAACTTTCTTTTTATAATGAAGGAGATCAAGAACAAAGTCAGCTCATGTGA
- the yabG gene encoding sporulation peptidase YabG: protein MLKVGDIVVRKSYGGDMYFRITEITPYGMVKLVGLSYRVLADAPWQDLQKVYYGAPNPYHEMALLQAEKNVRAILKKRLSEESRKVARGESILKKPGKVLHVDGDPEYLRICLKYYEELKIDVVGKTLEEREHPVQILSLLQEHRPDILVITGHDSISKGAENYKDINNYRNSKFFVEAVKKARDYEPNMDQLVIFAGACQSNYEALIEAGANFASSPERVMIHALDPVFICEKIAYTSMATILSINEIIENTITGIKGIGGFQTRGKYREGAPSFL, encoded by the coding sequence ATGCTAAAGGTGGGAGATATAGTTGTCAGAAAATCTTATGGGGGAGATATGTACTTTCGTATAACCGAGATTACTCCTTATGGAATGGTAAAATTAGTTGGCTTAAGCTATAGAGTTTTGGCAGATGCTCCCTGGCAGGATCTGCAAAAGGTTTACTATGGTGCCCCCAATCCATATCATGAAATGGCTTTACTTCAGGCAGAAAAAAATGTAAGAGCTATTTTAAAAAAAAGATTGTCAGAAGAAAGTCGAAAAGTTGCAAGGGGCGAATCTATCTTAAAAAAGCCGGGAAAGGTGCTTCATGTCGATGGAGACCCAGAGTATTTAAGAATTTGCTTGAAATACTACGAGGAGCTCAAAATTGATGTGGTTGGAAAAACTTTAGAGGAACGGGAGCACCCTGTTCAAATTTTATCTCTTTTGCAGGAACATAGACCGGATATATTAGTCATTACAGGGCATGATTCGATTTCAAAGGGAGCGGAAAACTATAAAGACATCAATAATTATAGAAACTCTAAATTTTTTGTTGAAGCAGTAAAAAAAGCAAGAGACTATGAACCAAATATGGATCAACTGGTTATATTTGCAGGTGCCTGCCAATCCAATTATGAAGCTTTAATCGAAGCAGGAGCAAATTTTGCCAGTTCTCCGGAAAGAGTCATGATCCATGCCCTGGATCCGGTGTTTATTTGTGAAAAAATAGCTTATACATCCATGGCTACTATTCTATCCATTAATGAAATCATAGAAAACACTATTACAGGAATTAAGGGGATAGGGGGCTTTCAGACAAGAGGAAAGTACAGAGAAGGAGCCCCAAGTTTTTTGTAG
- a CDS encoding cation:proton antiporter, with the protein MSTHFLLDIAIILTFTKIFGLITKRFSMPQVLGALLAGLILGPAGINLLHETDFLSSVAELGVIVLMFAAGLETDLKELKKSGKASLIIAIIGVLVPLLCGTLIALIFNKNILQDIFIGVILTATSVSITVETLQEMGKLKTESGTAILGAAVIDDILGIIALTLVTSTASPNSPSILIVLLKILGFFVVCIVAGMLFYYFFQWLSKHEGKKRRIPIFSLAFCLILSYVAEEFGVADITGAYIAGLILCNTLHAHYIGRRVEIISYMLLSPIFFASIGIKTSIMGMNGTIILFTVLIVVVAILSKVVGCGLGAKLCGYSSKDSYRIGVGMISRGEVALIVANKGAAIGLMQEAFFAPIIIMVIVTTLITPIWLKFAYKE; encoded by the coding sequence ATGTCTACGCATTTTTTATTAGACATTGCAATTATTTTAACCTTTACAAAAATATTTGGATTAATTACTAAGCGTTTCAGCATGCCCCAAGTACTGGGGGCGCTTCTTGCAGGCCTGATCCTTGGACCGGCGGGGATTAATCTCTTGCATGAAACAGATTTTCTTTCTTCTGTTGCAGAACTTGGAGTTATTGTTTTAATGTTTGCTGCAGGCTTAGAAACGGATTTAAAAGAATTAAAAAAGAGTGGGAAAGCTTCCTTAATTATTGCTATTATTGGTGTATTGGTTCCGTTATTATGCGGAACTTTAATTGCGTTAATTTTTAATAAGAATATTCTTCAGGATATATTCATCGGAGTGATTTTAACGGCAACCTCTGTGAGCATCACCGTTGAAACCCTTCAGGAAATGGGGAAACTCAAAACAGAGTCTGGAACGGCTATCTTAGGTGCGGCTGTTATTGATGATATTTTGGGCATTATTGCTTTAACTTTAGTGACAAGTACAGCCAGTCCCAATTCTCCCAGTATCCTGATTGTACTTTTGAAAATCTTAGGGTTCTTTGTTGTATGTATTGTGGCAGGAATGCTGTTTTATTACTTTTTCCAGTGGCTTAGTAAGCACGAAGGTAAAAAAAGAAGAATTCCTATCTTTAGTCTTGCTTTTTGCTTAATATTGTCTTATGTGGCAGAAGAATTTGGTGTAGCAGATATTACAGGGGCGTATATCGCAGGCTTAATTTTGTGTAATACCCTTCATGCCCATTATATAGGAAGAAGAGTAGAAATTATTTCATATATGCTTTTATCTCCTATCTTTTTTGCAAGCATAGGAATAAAAACTTCCATAATGGGAATGAATGGAACCATCATTTTGTTTACAGTATTAATTGTTGTTGTTGCTATTCTAAGTAAAGTTGTTGGTTGCGGTTTAGGTGCAAAATTATGTGGATATTCTTCAAAAGACTCTTATAGAATTGGTGTAGGTATGATTTCCAGAGGTGAAGTTGCACTGATTGTTGCCAACAAAGGAGCAGCAATTGGATTAATGCAGGAGGCATTCTTTGCTCCCATCATTATTATGGTTATTGTAACAACTCTTATTACTCCTATATGGTTAAAATTTGCATACAAAGAATAA
- a CDS encoding phospho-sugar mutase — protein MDFMEKYNQWLEDDYFDEETKKELKDISGDEKEIQERFYKELEFGTGGLRGIIGAGTNRMNKYSVRKATQGLANYILLENAEKNKEKGVVIAYDSRRYSREFAFEAAMVLNGNGIKTYVFEELTPTPELSFAVRYLGCVAGIVITASHNPKEYNGYKVYGSDGAQVPPPYDSEIIAEVNKITDFRQVKLMETEKAKEAGLLKIIGEEANDAYIKEVKAQSINGDIIKKMADDFTIVYTPLHGTGHKPVMRVLKEVGFKNVIIVPEQQNPDPEFSTVSYPNPEDPAAFGLAIKLAKEHNADIIIGTDPDADRVGVLVRDAKGEYVVLTGNMTGVLLAEYLLSAKKAKGTLPKNGALIKTIVTTEMARAIAKEYDITLLEVLTGFKFIGEKIKEFEQTGEHEYLFGFEESYGYLAGTYARDKDAVVASMLACELAAVYKDKGMTLYEGLQALYEKYGYYKEALESITLKGIEGLEKIQSIMTFLRNDPPKAVAGLKVLELRDYEKQMAKNLITNQEAKIHLPKSNVLYFVLENNAWFCIRPSGTEPKVKMYFGVKGKDEEHAKELLANLIEDVMGKINQI, from the coding sequence ATGGATTTTATGGAGAAATACAATCAGTGGTTAGAAGATGACTACTTTGATGAAGAAACTAAAAAAGAATTAAAAGATATATCTGGTGATGAAAAAGAAATACAGGAAAGATTTTATAAAGAACTGGAATTCGGTACAGGAGGACTTAGGGGAATCATTGGCGCAGGAACCAACCGAATGAATAAGTATTCTGTAAGAAAAGCCACCCAGGGCCTTGCCAATTATATTTTATTAGAAAATGCTGAAAAGAATAAAGAAAAAGGCGTTGTTATAGCATACGATTCAAGACGTTATTCCAGAGAATTTGCCTTTGAAGCCGCTATGGTCCTTAATGGAAATGGTATAAAAACCTATGTATTCGAAGAACTTACACCAACACCGGAGCTTTCCTTTGCCGTTAGATATTTAGGTTGTGTGGCAGGCATTGTGATTACTGCAAGCCATAATCCAAAAGAATATAATGGATATAAGGTATATGGCAGTGACGGAGCACAGGTACCTCCACCATACGATTCAGAAATCATTGCTGAGGTTAACAAAATTACAGACTTTAGACAAGTTAAACTCATGGAGACTGAAAAAGCAAAAGAAGCAGGACTTCTAAAAATTATCGGAGAAGAAGCCAATGATGCATACATTAAAGAAGTAAAAGCCCAAAGCATCAATGGAGATATTATTAAAAAAATGGCGGATGATTTCACGATTGTGTATACACCGCTTCATGGAACAGGCCATAAGCCGGTTATGAGAGTTTTAAAAGAAGTAGGATTTAAAAATGTAATCATTGTGCCAGAACAGCAAAATCCAGACCCTGAATTCTCAACCGTGTCTTATCCCAATCCGGAAGATCCTGCGGCATTTGGCTTAGCGATCAAACTGGCTAAAGAACACAATGCCGACATTATTATAGGGACAGACCCTGATGCGGACAGAGTTGGTGTTTTGGTAAGGGATGCAAAGGGAGAATATGTTGTCTTAACCGGAAATATGACAGGAGTGCTTTTGGCAGAATACTTATTGTCTGCTAAAAAAGCGAAGGGAACCCTGCCTAAAAACGGAGCGCTTATTAAAACCATCGTTACAACAGAAATGGCAAGAGCCATTGCCAAGGAATATGATATTACCCTGTTAGAAGTATTAACTGGATTCAAATTTATCGGAGAAAAAATCAAAGAATTTGAACAAACCGGAGAACATGAATATCTTTTTGGATTTGAGGAAAGTTACGGATATCTGGCAGGCACCTATGCAAGGGACAAGGATGCAGTGGTGGCTTCTATGCTGGCATGTGAACTGGCAGCCGTTTATAAAGATAAAGGTATGACATTATATGAAGGTTTACAGGCGCTGTATGAAAAGTATGGATATTATAAGGAAGCCTTAGAGTCCATCACCTTAAAGGGCATAGAAGGCCTTGAGAAGATACAGTCTATTATGACATTCTTAAGAAATGATCCGCCAAAAGCAGTTGCTGGTCTTAAAGTATTAGAATTAAGAGATTATGAAAAGCAAATGGCAAAGAATCTGATTACCAATCAGGAAGCAAAGATCCATCTTCCAAAATCCAATGTGCTGTATTTTGTATTAGAAAATAACGCATGGTTCTGTATCAGACCATCCGGTACAGAGCCCAAGGTAAAAATGTACTTTGGTGTTAAAGGAAAAGATGAAGAGCATGCAAAAGAACTGCTAGCCAATTTAATAGAAGATGTAATGGGAAAAATAAACCAGATATAA
- a CDS encoding PEGA domain-containing protein yields the protein MPDKKKKTSAKTQSDFIRFMVLTGIGGLVILILTLIIVASTMTKKNSNKIKDEEEFSIEEKTPEESKATGEMEEVIGIITKDVGADTVHILNVENEKEIVLQIENGVEMKDIYGQSMSLREFKIGDMIETKYDKGSKVPKYLRISGEAWEQTRVKNAKINTEGQTVEIGNNIYTYSNNLIALYKGEPISLDQIDPIDELTLRGYKNQVWFIEVTLSHGYINVTASKDEEGMVEIDNGRTLSIQEAKNIAVTEGSHKIVIKKEGYEPIAKNVQVDSMQTVEINLGEMQKKVGKLRVVAKGVSDYKVFVNDIEYPGDETILLEYGDYHLAVKKEGYKDWSKDIKMNEETKRIDIDLQKEEVVEDMPQKQTPGNETSKLGKVSIDTNPSGAEVFIDDNYVGVSPVETKLPYGEHKIAIVKEGYSPLQIPISLNETQKQRSFLFTLQEAMGQ from the coding sequence ATGCCTGACAAAAAAAAGAAAACGAGTGCGAAAACCCAGTCTGATTTTATTCGATTCATGGTTTTAACAGGAATAGGAGGATTGGTGATCTTAATTCTTACACTTATTATCGTAGCCTCCACAATGACAAAAAAAAATTCCAATAAGATAAAAGATGAGGAAGAATTCTCAATAGAAGAAAAAACTCCAGAAGAAAGCAAAGCAACAGGAGAGATGGAAGAAGTGATAGGAATCATCACAAAAGATGTGGGGGCTGACACGGTTCATATACTCAATGTTGAAAATGAAAAAGAAATCGTGCTTCAGATTGAAAATGGCGTTGAGATGAAAGACATCTATGGGCAGTCTATGAGTCTAAGAGAATTTAAAATTGGGGATATGATTGAAACAAAGTACGATAAGGGCAGTAAGGTACCCAAATATCTTAGAATCAGTGGAGAAGCCTGGGAGCAGACCCGGGTTAAAAATGCAAAAATTAATACAGAAGGGCAGACTGTAGAGATAGGAAACAATATCTATACTTATTCAAATAATCTTATTGCTCTGTATAAAGGAGAGCCTATTTCCTTAGATCAGATCGATCCGATAGACGAACTTACCTTAAGGGGTTATAAAAACCAGGTTTGGTTTATTGAAGTCACCCTATCCCATGGCTATATTAATGTAACTGCTTCAAAAGACGAAGAAGGTATGGTAGAAATCGATAACGGCAGGACCCTTTCCATACAAGAAGCCAAAAACATTGCTGTAACAGAAGGCTCCCATAAAATTGTCATCAAAAAAGAAGGTTATGAGCCAATTGCAAAAAATGTCCAGGTAGATTCCATGCAGACTGTGGAAATCAATTTAGGAGAAATGCAAAAGAAAGTTGGAAAACTAAGGGTAGTTGCTAAAGGTGTTTCAGATTACAAAGTATTCGTTAATGATATTGAATATCCGGGAGATGAAACCATCCTGCTGGAATATGGCGATTACCATTTGGCAGTGAAAAAAGAAGGTTATAAAGACTGGTCCAAAGATATTAAAATGAATGAAGAGACAAAAAGAATTGATATTGACCTTCAAAAAGAAGAAGTAGTGGAAGATATGCCTCAAAAACAAACACCTGGCAATGAAACTTCTAAGCTTGGAAAAGTATCCATAGATACCAATCCTTCCGGGGCAGAAGTATTTATAGATGACAATTATGTAGGTGTATCTCCCGTAGAAACAAAGCTTCCTTATGGAGAACATAAGATTGCTATTGTAAAAGAAGGATACAGTCCCCTTCAGATTCCCATCAGCTTAAATGAGACTCAAAAGCAAAGGAGCTTCCTGTTTACTCTGCAAGAAGCTATGGGACAATAA
- a CDS encoding CotS family spore coat protein, with protein sequence MKGLNPEIVKGFGYKLETYTHFRNSFICETNQGIKVIQAVDGDIPQLLFQHSAKEHLYQNGFKWVDRFYISENNAPYYIHEGTAYVMTDWVDGRECDFDHLEDIKKAISTLADMHKVSKGLIPLEGSRIRYDERSLPLVVQKRISELTTMKKRINRQSHMSEFDLIFLKYYKYYEEVCKRSLEWLNRSNYNETKEKVKKEKCFCHNDYTYHNLLIAPSGALYVTHFEECRYGLPIYDLVSVLKKIMKKHNWDITIANELLSLYMDKVNIDDEKNLLVSLLILPDDFLKVCNRYYNTRRAWASQSLLRKLNLIIEQKENVAQFIKYIESL encoded by the coding sequence GTGAAAGGGCTAAACCCAGAAATCGTAAAAGGATTTGGATATAAGCTTGAAACTTATACGCACTTTAGAAATTCTTTTATATGTGAGACAAACCAAGGAATAAAAGTCATTCAAGCAGTGGATGGAGATATCCCGCAGCTTCTTTTTCAACACAGTGCGAAAGAACATCTGTATCAAAATGGATTTAAATGGGTTGATCGATTTTATATTTCTGAAAACAATGCCCCCTATTATATCCATGAAGGGACAGCCTATGTCATGACAGACTGGGTGGATGGAAGAGAATGCGATTTTGATCATCTGGAGGATATTAAAAAAGCGATTTCCACTCTGGCAGATATGCATAAGGTATCAAAAGGTCTGATTCCGCTAGAAGGAAGCCGCATCAGATATGATGAAAGAAGCTTGCCTTTGGTCGTCCAAAAAAGAATCAGTGAATTGACCACGATGAAGAAAAGAATTAACAGACAAAGTCATATGAGTGAGTTTGACTTAATCTTTTTAAAATACTATAAATATTACGAAGAAGTTTGTAAAAGATCCCTTGAATGGCTTAATCGGTCCAATTATAATGAAACCAAAGAAAAGGTAAAAAAAGAAAAATGTTTTTGCCATAATGATTATACATATCATAATTTACTTATAGCTCCCAGTGGGGCTTTATACGTCACTCATTTTGAAGAATGCAGATACGGTCTTCCCATTTATGATTTAGTTTCTGTTTTAAAGAAGATTATGAAAAAGCACAATTGGGATATTACTATTGCAAATGAGCTTCTTTCTTTATATATGGACAAAGTCAATATAGATGATGAGAAGAATCTTTTAGTCAGCCTTTTAATCCTTCCTGATGACTTTTTAAAAGTATGCAACCGATATTATAATACTCGAAGAGCGTGGGCCTCTCAGAGTCTTTTAAGAAAATTAAATCTGATTATAGAGCAAAAAGAAAATGTAGCTCAGTTTATAAAATATATAGAATCTCTTTAG
- a CDS encoding ABC transporter ATP-binding protein yields MIEVKNLSKTYGSLNAVSDISFSLEDGEILGFLGPNGAGKSTTMNMICGLLVPDEGKIEINGIDLLESPKKAKKHIGYLPENPPLYPEMTVMEYLKFCCELKGIGKKSKEESSRVMYLCGIEHVKNRLIKNLSKGYKQRIGIAAALTGDPAVLILDEPTVGLDPKQIIEIRNMIKSLSKNHSIILSSHILPEVNALCDRVIIMNKGKIAAIDTPENLSTDFQSVSKLYVEVEGPKEEVLYTISSLQGILAVEVVKEIDENIFGYQVEGEKNKDLRRPLFYALAESRMPILEMTVKKMSLEDVFLHITLNENTSEEELNHVDHL; encoded by the coding sequence ATGATAGAGGTCAAAAATTTGTCCAAAACTTATGGTTCCCTAAATGCTGTAAGTGACATCAGTTTTTCTCTTGAAGACGGTGAGATCTTGGGATTTCTGGGACCTAACGGAGCCGGAAAATCAACCACCATGAATATGATCTGTGGATTACTGGTTCCTGACGAAGGAAAAATAGAAATTAACGGAATAGATTTATTAGAATCTCCAAAAAAAGCAAAAAAACATATCGGATATCTTCCTGAAAATCCTCCTTTATATCCTGAAATGACTGTTATGGAATATCTTAAATTTTGCTGTGAGCTAAAAGGTATTGGCAAAAAAAGCAAGGAAGAATCCAGCAGGGTAATGTATCTCTGTGGAATTGAACATGTTAAAAATCGGCTGATCAAAAATCTTTCAAAAGGTTATAAGCAAAGAATTGGGATCGCAGCAGCCCTCACAGGAGATCCTGCCGTACTTATACTGGATGAACCAACAGTAGGCCTTGACCCAAAACAGATTATTGAAATCAGGAATATGATTAAATCCCTGTCAAAAAATCATTCCATTATATTAAGCTCCCATATCCTTCCTGAGGTCAATGCCCTCTGTGACAGGGTCATCATCATGAATAAAGGCAAAATTGCTGCCATAGATACTCCTGAAAATCTGTCCACAGATTTTCAAAGTGTTTCTAAACTTTATGTAGAAGTTGAAGGTCCTAAAGAAGAAGTGTTGTATACTATTTCGTCTCTTCAAGGGATTCTGGCAGTAGAAGTAGTTAAAGAAATAGATGAAAACATTTTTGGATATCAGGTAGAAGGTGAAAAGAATAAGGATCTTCGTCGTCCTTTATTTTATGCTTTGGCAGAGAGCAGAATGCCCATTTTGGAAATGACGGTTAAAAAGATGAGCCTAGAAGACGTATTTTTACATATTACTTTAAATGAAAACACCAGTGAGGAGGAATTAAATCATGTGGATCATCTGTAA